One genomic window of Clostridium taeniosporum includes the following:
- a CDS encoding methyl-accepting chemotaxis protein, which yields MNLFNLKNVYSKSIKNKILISIVLVVIIGQLIVGCIFNIGSNLSTKQLLKKTMEESVELASDRVSSQIKDYKKLIKEIANNPIVTDESFSLEQKIEFLEDTKARNVFTSIDLLDGNGIGVNKNVNLSNEEYFYYCKNNNDIYVSTPFLRTDNGIMGIVISSPIKSKGEFKGVLVVGIYCDFLSKIVQNINIGDNGLSYILDKDGYIIAHNEQKNVLFRQNNIKTYKTDNSLKDIVKYENKMINGESGFGVAEIDGINRFLAYTPILGTDGWSIIITANKHEFMKPLLVNTIINIIIVILIIAIGCIIASCLAEKLSNPIRIISNRLQGLSNGDLTSDVKIVNTDDEIGELSNSLAKTIGFLKVYIKDIDDVLNKLANGDLSPEINREYIGDFGSIKKSMELIISSLNVTLLEINESSNQVYTGSDQVEQASKTLSQGAMDQASTIEELSATLDEIFQQVKQNANFSNEASELSLKSSVEVEKSNEKMNELIVAMNKIEKSSKQIINIIKTINDIAEQTNLLSLNASIEAARAGEAGKGFVVVAEEVRNLAMQSANATKNIENLINNSIEAVNNGTIITDETAKFLSKVVNTSKETTSIIDEISNSCNNQAVSIEQIVIAINQISDVVQSNSAISEETAAASEELSLQSENLKELINKFKLK from the coding sequence ATGAATTTATTTAATTTAAAAAATGTTTATTCTAAAAGTATTAAAAATAAAATTTTAATTAGTATAGTATTAGTTGTTATTATTGGACAACTTATAGTAGGTTGTATTTTTAATATAGGATCTAATTTAAGTACAAAACAACTATTAAAAAAGACTATGGAAGAATCTGTTGAGTTAGCTTCTGATAGAGTATCAAGTCAAATCAAAGATTATAAAAAACTTATAAAAGAGATAGCTAATAATCCTATTGTTACAGATGAAAGTTTTTCTTTAGAACAAAAAATAGAATTCTTAGAAGATACTAAAGCTAGGAATGTATTTACTTCGATAGATCTTTTAGACGGTAATGGTATAGGAGTGAATAAAAATGTAAATCTATCTAATGAAGAATATTTTTATTATTGTAAAAATAATAATGATATATATGTTTCTACTCCTTTTCTAAGAACTGATAATGGAATAATGGGTATAGTTATATCATCTCCTATTAAAAGTAAGGGTGAATTTAAAGGAGTTTTAGTCGTTGGAATTTATTGTGATTTTCTTAGCAAAATAGTTCAAAATATAAATATTGGAGATAATGGATTATCATATATTTTAGATAAAGACGGATACATAATTGCTCATAATGAACAAAAAAATGTTTTATTTAGGCAAAATAATATAAAAACATATAAAACTGATAATTCTTTAAAAGATATTGTAAAATATGAAAATAAAATGATTAATGGTGAATCTGGTTTTGGAGTAGCTGAAATTGATGGTATAAACAGATTTTTAGCATATACACCTATTTTAGGGACTGATGGATGGAGCATAATTATTACAGCTAATAAACATGAGTTTATGAAACCATTATTAGTAAATACAATAATAAATATTATTATTGTAATATTAATAATAGCAATAGGATGTATAATTGCATCATGCTTAGCAGAAAAATTATCAAATCCTATTAGGATTATATCTAATAGATTACAAGGATTATCTAATGGAGATTTAACTTCTGATGTTAAAATAGTAAATACTGATGATGAAATTGGAGAACTTTCAAATTCATTGGCTAAAACTATTGGTTTTTTAAAAGTATATATTAAGGATATAGATGATGTTCTTAATAAGTTAGCTAATGGTGATTTATCACCAGAAATTAACAGAGAATATATAGGTGACTTTGGATCTATAAAGAAATCTATGGAACTTATAATTTCATCATTAAATGTTACTCTTTTAGAAATAAATGAGAGCTCTAATCAAGTTTATACTGGTTCTGATCAAGTAGAACAAGCTTCTAAAACACTTTCACAAGGGGCTATGGATCAAGCAAGTACAATTGAAGAACTTTCAGCAACCCTTGATGAAATTTTTCAACAAGTTAAACAAAATGCAAATTTTTCAAATGAGGCAAGTGAATTATCATTAAAATCATCTGTTGAAGTTGAAAAATCTAATGAAAAAATGAATGAATTAATAGTTGCAATGAATAAAATTGAGAAATCTTCAAAGCAAATTATAAATATAATAAAAACTATAAATGACATTGCAGAGCAAACTAATTTATTGTCTTTAAATGCATCCATTGAAGCAGCACGTGCAGGAGAAGCAGGAAAAGGATTTGTAGTAGTAGCAGAAGAAGTAAGAAATCTTGCAATGCAAAGTGCTAATGCAACTAAGAATATAGAAAATTTAATTAATAATTCAATAGAAGCTGTGAATAATGGAACTATTATTACAGATGAAACAGCAAAATTTTTATCAAAGGTAGTAAATACTTCAAAAGAAACAACAAGTATTATTGATGAAATATCTAATTCATGTAATAATCAGGCTGTTTCTATTGAACAGATAGTTATTGCTATTAATCAAATATCTGACGTAGTTCAATCAAATTCAGCAATATCAGAAGAAACAGCAGCAGCATCAGAAGAATTATCTTTACAATCTGAAAATTTAAAAGAATTAATTAATAAGTTTAAATTAAAATAG